A region from the Ovis aries strain OAR_USU_Benz2616 breed Rambouillet chromosome 22, ARS-UI_Ramb_v3.0, whole genome shotgun sequence genome encodes:
- the LOC132658432 gene encoding uncharacterized protein LOC132658432 → MHRFQVCFCARMHRFQVCFRAWMPRFQVCFHAWMPRFPVCFHAWMPRFQVCFCARMHRFQVCFRAWITRFQVCYHAWMPRFQVCFRAWMPRFQVCFCAWMPRFQVCFCAWMPRFQVCFRVWMPRFQVCFCAWMPRFQVCFCAWMPRFQVCYHAWMPRFQVCFRAWMPRFQVCFCAWMPRFQVCFRVWMPRFQVCFRAWMPRFQVCFCAWMPRFQVCFCAWMPRFQVCFRAWMPRFQVCFRVWMPRFQVCFCAWMPRFQVCFRAWMPRFQVCFRVWMPRFQVCFCAWMPRFQVCFRVWMPRFQVCFRAWKVSLDFHSQYWLCATAFPFFPVFCFVCAGQLVGSQFPDRR, encoded by the coding sequence ATGCATAGGTTCCAGGTCTGCTTCTGTGCGAGGATGCATAGATTCCAGGTCTGTTTCCGTGCCTGGATGCCTAGGTTTCAGGTCTGTTTCCATGCCTGGATGCCTAGGTTTCCGGTCTGTTTCCATGCCTGGATGCCTAGGTTCCAGGTCTGTTTCTGTGCGAGGATGCATAGATTCCAGGTCTGTTTCCGTGCCTGGATAACTAGGTTCCAGGTCTGTTACCATGCCTGGATGCCTAGGTTTCAGGTCTGTTTCCGTGCCTGGATGCCTAGGTTCCAGGTCTGTTTCTGTGCCTGGATGCCTAGGTTCCAGGTCTGTTTCTGTGCCTGGATGCCTAGGTTCCAGGTCTGTTTCCGTGTCTGGATGCCTAGGTTCCAGGTCTGTTTCTGTGCCTGGATGCCTAGGTTCCAGGTCTGTTTCTGTGCCTGGATGCCTAGGTTTCAGGTCTGTTACCATGCCTGGATGCCTAGGTTTCAGGTCTGTTTCCGTGCCTGGATGCCTAGGTTCCAGGTCTGTTTCTGTGCCTGGATGCCTAGGTTCCAGGTCTGTTTCCGTGTCTGGATGCCTAGGTTTCAGGTCTGTTTCCGTGCCTGGATGCCTAGGTTCCAGGTCTGTTTCTGTGCCTGGATGCCTAGGTTCCAGGTCTGTTTCTGTGCCTGGATGCCTAGGTTCCAGGTCTGTTTCCGTGCCTGGATGCCTAGGTTCCAGGTCTGTTTCCGTGTCTGGATGCCTAGGTTCCAGGTCTGTTTCTGTGCCTGGATGCCTAGGTTCCAGGTCTGTTTCCGTGCCTGGATGCCTAGGTTCCAGGTCTGTTTCCGTGTCTGGATGCCTAGGTTCCAGGTCTGTTTCTGTGCCTGGATGCCTAGGTTCCAGGTCTGTTTCCGTGTCTGGATGCCTAGGTTCCAGGTCTGTTTCCGTGCGTGGAAAGTTTCCCTGGATTTCCACTCTCAGTATTGGCTCTGTGCCACGGCCTTCCCCTTCTTTCCCGTGTTTTGTTTCGTCTGCGCCGGGCAGCttgtggggtctcagttccccgACAGGCGTTGA